The proteins below come from a single Branchiostoma floridae strain S238N-H82 chromosome 5, Bfl_VNyyK, whole genome shotgun sequence genomic window:
- the LOC118415348 gene encoding ankyrin repeat, SAM and basic leucine zipper domain-containing protein 1-like — protein MASFKARPAGLELDSDSDDDFFFSSYKEQPQLSPPSGSLSMSSDSAVSHDEGSFTSGAPPAKPPHQTSRSPFARQNKPAAPRPRNEDGHPVSPDDLKVAVMRGDLNRVKELVQVGLDPDVVLSSKWTPLMYAVQGSHRTILEFLLEKGADPNFHKDHYSVLMCACSSQQSDQDMLPCIDLLLQKEVNVNTHDRYHMTAVMYAAREGKAGVVQRLMGQGAEVNKQDSRGWTALCWASSKGHKAAVQTLLAGGADPEKATIDGARPVDLASARGFQEIVNLLVGDSRPSDPTGSGPVETRPVGARLVMTGPVVTGPEAAGPVNGGPVSSRPVMAWPSPARDTSSMVNGVGNGPSGPALMLQQTDEKLCSLVQQAGDSTRSYTRYGDLEMFLYGLQLGHLVPVFQEHAVTFADLLKIKAEELDKMGIRQVGVQKTLLAAVRDVHKRDWEKSSLPRPQGKAGIRCDEAVAMLSNITRHVSYIASTVAYIHEELDDKPHLMDPRENENSVQCLSEQTSDVLETVRGLHEELRSLKTRLIQMTNSSDVVPADLVLDPYTDQQGSGTVGLVLTLAAAGALVGLYCRKFW, from the exons ATGGCGTCCTTCAAAGCAAGACCAGCTGGGCTCGAGCTAGACTCAGATTCAGACGatgatttcttcttttcttcctacAAGGAACAGCCACAG CTGTCTCCACCGTCCGGCAGCCTGTCCATGAGCAGTGACAGTGCCGTCTCCCATGATGAAGGGAGCTTCACATCAGGAGCGCCACCTGCCAAACCACCTCACCAGACAAGCCGGTCTCCCTTCGCCAGACAGAACAAACCGGCTGCCCCGCGGCCGCGGAATGAGGACGGCCACCCCGTGTCCCCGGATGACCTGAAGGTGGCTGTGATGCGGGGTGACCTGAACCGTGTCAAGGAACTGGTTCAAGTTG GCCTGGACCCCGATGTTGTCCTGTCGTCCAAGTGGACTCCCCTGATGTATGCTGTGCAGGGCAGCCACAGGACCATCCTGGAGTTTCTACTGGAGAAGGGCGCAGATCCAAACTTTCATAAAG aCCACTACAGTGTGCTGATGTGTGCCTGCTCCAGTCAGCAGTCAGACCAGGACATGCTGCCCTGTATAGACCTGCTGCTGCAGAAGGAGGTGAACGTCAACACTCATGATAG ATATCATATGACAGCAGTGATGTATGCAGCAAGAGAGGGGAAGGCAGGGGTGGTGCAGAGGCTCATGGGACAGGGGGCAGAGGTCAACAAGCAGGACTCCAGAGGATGGACG gCACTGTGCTGGGCCTCTAGCAAGGGCCATAAGGCTGCAGTTCAGACACTGTTGGCAGGGGGAGCTGATCCAGAGAAAGCCACCATTGATGGGGCGAGACCAGTTGACCTGGCATCTGCCAGGGGGTTTCAAGAG ATCGTCAACCTTTTAGTAGGTGACAGCAGACCATCTGATCCTACAGGCTCTGGGCCTGTGGAGACAAGGCCTGTAGGGGCCAGGCTTGTAATGACTGGGCCTGTAGTGACTGGGCCTGAAGCAGCAGGGCCTGTTAATGGTGGGCCTGTCTCCTCTCGGCCTGTGATGGCCTGGCCCTCGCCTGCTAGAGACACCAGTTCCATGGTGAATGGGGTTGGAAATGG GCCATCAGGTCCAGCCCTAATGCTGCAGCAGACTGATGAGAAGCTGTGCAGCCTGGTACAACAGGCAGGGGACAGCACACG GTCCTACACTCGGTATGGGGACCTGGAGATGTTCCTGTATGGGCTGCAGCTGGGACATCTGGTGCCTGTCTTTCAG GAACATGCTGTAACATTTGCAGACCTTTTGAAGATCAAGGCCGAAGAACTAGACAAG atGGGCATCCGGCAGGTTGGAGTACAGAAGACACTGCTCGCTGCCGTACGGGATGTTCACAAGAGGGACTGGGAGAAGAGCAGCCTACCACGCCCACAGGGCAAGGCAGGCATCAG ATGTGACGAGGCAGTTGCAATGCTGTCCAACATCACCCGGCATGTGAGCTACATCGCCAGCACTGTGGCGTACATCCATGAGGAGCTGGACGACAAACCACACCTGATGGACCCACGGGAG AATGAGAACTCTGTGCAGTGCTTGAGTGAGCAGACCTCGGATGTGCTGGAGACTGTGCGGGGCTTACATGAGGAGCTGAGGAGCCTGAAAACTAGGCTAATACAG ATGACGAACTCCAGTGACGTGGTGCCTGCAGACTTGGTGTTGGACCCGTACACAGATCAGCAGGGGTCAGGCACAGTAGGACTGGTGCTGACCCTGGCTGCTGCTGGGGCCCTGGTGGGACTGTACTGCAGGAAGTTCTGGTAG